One segment of Gemmatimonadota bacterium DNA contains the following:
- a CDS encoding glucose 1-dehydrogenase, whose translation MQAVAVIPGRPGSAHLTTLPRPRVADVPGGRGVLVRVLRVGVDGTDKEINAAEYGAAPPGEDVLVIGHESLGRVVEVGPMVTECAPGDLVVATVRRPGHSLYDVIGTSDMTTDDTYFERGINLRHGYLAEYYVDDAEFLVKLPASLGERGVLLEPTTVVEKGIAQAWEIQRRLRVWRPRKAAVMGAGTIGLLAAMALRLRGLDVTVFGLERAPYLNAELVEALGARYCSTRDLPVLDGAARHGPFDLVFEATGFSPIVFESMQALAKNGVLVLSSVTGGDRRVEVPADRINLEFVLGNKVMVGTVNANREYFEAGVGDLVRCEAQYPGWLARLLTHPVEGLAHHAQLLSLLTMGQGVIKAFCRVAD comes from the coding sequence ATGCAGGCGGTGGCGGTGATCCCGGGCCGCCCCGGCTCCGCCCACCTGACGACCCTGCCGCGCCCCCGGGTGGCGGACGTTCCGGGGGGCCGCGGAGTGCTGGTCCGGGTGCTGCGCGTCGGGGTGGACGGCACCGACAAGGAGATCAATGCCGCGGAGTACGGCGCCGCGCCGCCGGGCGAGGACGTGCTGGTGATCGGGCACGAGAGCCTGGGTCGCGTCGTGGAGGTGGGACCGATGGTCACCGAGTGCGCGCCGGGCGACCTCGTCGTGGCCACGGTGCGGCGGCCGGGCCACAGCCTGTACGACGTCATCGGCACCAGCGACATGACCACCGACGACACCTACTTTGAGCGCGGCATCAACCTGCGGCACGGCTACCTGGCCGAGTACTACGTGGACGACGCCGAGTTCCTGGTGAAGCTGCCGGCCTCGCTCGGGGAGCGGGGCGTGTTGCTCGAGCCCACCACCGTGGTGGAGAAGGGCATCGCGCAGGCCTGGGAGATCCAGCGGCGCCTGCGGGTCTGGCGCCCCCGGAAGGCCGCGGTCATGGGCGCCGGCACCATCGGCCTGCTGGCCGCGATGGCGCTCCGGCTCCGCGGGCTCGACGTGACGGTGTTCGGGCTGGAGCGCGCGCCGTACCTCAACGCCGAGCTGGTCGAGGCGCTCGGGGCGCGGTACTGCTCCACCCGCGACCTCCCGGTGCTCGATGGGGCGGCGCGGCACGGCCCCTTCGACCTGGTCTTCGAGGCCACCGGGTTCTCCCCCATCGTGTTCGAGAGCATGCAGGCGCTCGCGAAGAACGGGGTGCTGGTGCTCTCGAGCGTCACCGGCGGCGACCGCCGGGTGGAGGTCCCGGCTGACCGGATCAACCTCGAGTTCGTCCTGGGAAACAAGGTGATGGTGGGGACGGTCAACGCCAACCGCGAGTACTTCGAGGCCGGCGTGGGCGACCTGGTGCGCTGCGAGGCGCAGTATCCCGGATGGCTGGCGCGCCTGCTCACGCATCCCGTGGAGGGCCTGGCCCACCACGCCCAACTGCTCAGCCTGC